One Qipengyuania aurantiaca genomic region harbors:
- the hisA gene encoding 1-(5-phosphoribosyl)-5-[(5-phosphoribosylamino)methylideneamino]imidazole-4-carboxamide isomerase: MIVFPAIDLKAGQVVRLAEGDMDRATVYGDNPAQQATLFAEAGAQHLHVVDLDGSFAGSAQNREAVESIVAAFPGHVQLGGGIRTREDVEGWFDAGVSRVVMGSAALKDPEFVKDMARTFEGGVVVAVDAKDGHVATEGWAEVSDVPVVDLARRFEDAGVAALLFTDIGRDGLLKGVNLDATVDLARQVDIPVIASGGVKGLDDIHVLSLHAKDGIEGVITGRALYDGRLDLAAALAMAAR, encoded by the coding sequence GTGATCGTCTTTCCCGCCATCGACCTCAAAGCCGGCCAAGTCGTGCGCCTCGCCGAGGGCGATATGGACCGCGCAACCGTCTATGGCGACAACCCCGCGCAGCAGGCGACGCTGTTTGCCGAGGCCGGAGCGCAGCATCTGCATGTGGTCGATCTCGACGGCAGTTTTGCCGGATCGGCGCAGAACCGCGAGGCAGTCGAAAGCATCGTCGCTGCCTTTCCGGGGCACGTCCAGCTGGGCGGCGGCATCCGCACACGCGAGGATGTCGAAGGCTGGTTCGATGCGGGCGTATCGCGCGTGGTGATGGGCTCGGCGGCATTGAAGGACCCCGAATTCGTCAAGGACATGGCGCGCACCTTCGAAGGCGGCGTGGTCGTCGCGGTGGACGCGAAGGACGGCCATGTAGCGACAGAGGGCTGGGCGGAAGTTTCCGACGTCCCCGTGGTCGACCTCGCTCGCCGGTTCGAGGATGCAGGCGTCGCCGCTTTGCTTTTCACCGACATCGGGCGCGACGGATTGCTAAAGGGTGTGAACCTCGACGCGACCGTGGACCTTGCGCGGCAAGTCGACATTCCCGTGATCGCCAGCGGCGGGGTGAAGGGGCTGGACGACATCCACGTCCTCTCGCTCCACGCCAAGGATGGCATTGAGGGCGTCATAACGGGCCGCGCGCTCTATGACGGGCGACTGGACCTTGCCGCGGCTCTGGCGATGGCGGCGCGGTGA
- the hisH gene encoding imidazole glycerol phosphate synthase subunit HisH produces the protein MAEVVALVDYGAGNLHSVENALKRVGAKVTVTADPDVLRAADRIVLPGVGSFGACAAGLRAEKGVIEAMRERVFVGGAPFLGICVGMQLLATRGLEHGETPGLDWIEGEVRLIEPTDTTVKVPHMGWNDVALTPHARDHDLLDTGEAYFLHSYHFDARSGQDVLAMTDHGGGLVAAIGRDNILGVQFHPEKSQSYGLGILERFLEWAP, from the coding sequence GTGGCTGAAGTCGTCGCTCTCGTCGATTATGGCGCGGGCAATCTGCACTCCGTCGAGAACGCGTTGAAGCGGGTCGGTGCCAAGGTGACGGTCACCGCCGATCCCGATGTGCTACGCGCCGCGGACCGTATCGTGCTGCCCGGTGTCGGCAGCTTCGGGGCCTGCGCGGCGGGCTTGCGCGCCGAGAAGGGCGTGATCGAGGCGATGCGCGAGCGCGTGTTCGTAGGCGGCGCGCCGTTCCTCGGCATCTGCGTCGGAATGCAATTGCTCGCCACGCGCGGGCTGGAGCATGGCGAGACGCCGGGGCTCGACTGGATCGAAGGCGAGGTGCGGCTGATCGAGCCGACCGACACCACCGTGAAAGTCCCGCACATGGGCTGGAACGATGTCGCGCTGACCCCGCACGCACGCGACCATGACTTGCTCGATACGGGGGAGGCCTATTTCCTCCATTCCTATCATTTTGACGCGAGAAGCGGGCAGGACGTGCTGGCCATGACCGACCATGGCGGTGGGCTGGTCGCCGCCATCGGCCGCGACAACATCCTCGGGGTGCAGTTCCACCCTGAAAAGAGCCAGAGCTACGGCCTTGGCATTCTCGAACGTTTCCTGGAGTGGGCCCCGTGA